In Saccharomonospora marina XMU15, one genomic interval encodes:
- the secY gene encoding preprotein translocase subunit SecY has translation MLSAFRSALATPDLRKKILFTLMIVAVYRIGATMPAPGVSYPNVQACQAQVQDQNIFSLLNLFSGGALLQLSVFATGIMPYITASIIVQLLTVVIPRFEELKKEGQAGQSKLTQYTRYLTIALAILQATGVVALADRGQLFGDCDQPVLPDNSVYSLALTVLTMTAGTAVMMWLGELITERGVGNGMSLLIFLNIAARIPAEGANILNNQGGLVFFFVCVLGLAIIASVIFVEQGQRRIPVQYAKRMIGRRMYGGTSTYLPIKVNQAGVIPVIFASSLLYLPDLIGRLVGNPNEASWWQRFLQTYLVDQSSWVHILMYFALIIFFTYFYITITFNVDERAEEMKKFGGFIPGIRPGRPTAEYLGHVLSRITLPGSIYLGIVAILPNFFLSITGEGQNQNFPFGGTAVLIMVGVGLDTVKQIESQLMQRNYEGFLR, from the coding sequence GTGCTCAGCGCCTTCCGCTCGGCTCTCGCGACGCCGGACCTGCGCAAGAAGATCCTGTTCACGCTGATGATCGTGGCCGTCTATCGGATCGGCGCGACCATGCCAGCACCTGGGGTGTCGTACCCGAATGTCCAGGCTTGTCAGGCGCAGGTTCAAGATCAAAACATCTTCTCGCTGCTGAACCTGTTCAGTGGTGGTGCGCTGCTGCAGCTGTCTGTGTTCGCCACCGGGATCATGCCCTACATCACGGCGAGCATCATCGTGCAGTTGCTGACCGTGGTCATCCCGCGGTTCGAGGAGCTGAAGAAGGAAGGCCAGGCAGGGCAGAGCAAGCTCACCCAGTACACGCGCTACCTGACTATCGCACTGGCGATCCTGCAGGCGACGGGTGTGGTCGCGCTGGCCGATCGAGGCCAGCTCTTCGGTGACTGTGACCAGCCGGTGCTGCCGGACAACAGCGTGTACTCGCTCGCACTCACGGTCCTCACCATGACGGCAGGCACCGCGGTGATGATGTGGCTGGGCGAGTTGATCACCGAGCGCGGCGTCGGCAACGGAATGTCGCTGCTGATCTTCCTGAACATCGCTGCGCGCATCCCGGCCGAAGGCGCCAACATCCTGAACAACCAGGGTGGCCTGGTGTTCTTCTTCGTCTGTGTGCTGGGGCTGGCGATCATCGCGAGCGTCATCTTCGTCGAGCAGGGTCAGCGACGAATCCCGGTGCAGTACGCCAAGCGCATGATCGGCCGACGCATGTACGGCGGTACCTCCACCTACCTGCCGATCAAGGTCAACCAGGCCGGTGTTATTCCGGTGATCTTCGCATCCTCGCTGCTCTACCTCCCCGACCTGATCGGCAGGCTCGTGGGGAACCCGAACGAGGCGTCTTGGTGGCAACGCTTCCTGCAGACGTACCTGGTCGATCAGTCGAGCTGGGTGCACATCCTGATGTACTTCGCGCTGATCATCTTCTTCACCTACTTCTACATCACGATCACCTTCAACGTGGACGAGCGTGCGGAGGAGATGAAGAAATTCGGTGGCTTCATTCCTGGCATCAGGCCAGGTAGGCCGACCGCCGAGTACCTCGGCCACGTGCTCAGCCGTATCACGCTTCCGGGGTCGATCTATCTCGGCATCGTCGCGATCCTCCCGAACTTCTTCCTGTCGATCACCGGTGAAGGTCAGAACCAGAACTTCCCGTTCGGCGGCACTGCTGTGCTGATCATGGTTGGTGTCGGTCTCGACACGGTGAAGCAGATCGAAAGCCAGCTGATGCAGCGCAATTACGAAGGGTTCCTGCGATGA
- a CDS encoding adenylate kinase produces MTRVVLVGPPGAGKGTQAAALSERLGVPHISTGDLFRTHVGEQTPLGREAKRYLDSGELVPDSVTNEMVRERLAEPDAKSGFLLDGFPRNTKQADVLAQMLAESDTALDAVIELQVPEDVLVDRLLARGRTDDTEDVIRRRQQVYRSETAPLLQYYSDILVTVDGVGDVDQVSARVLEALGNRS; encoded by the coding sequence ATGACGCGCGTGGTTCTAGTCGGTCCGCCTGGGGCAGGAAAGGGTACGCAGGCCGCAGCGCTGTCCGAGCGGCTCGGCGTACCGCACATCTCCACGGGCGACCTGTTCAGGACCCACGTAGGCGAGCAGACACCACTCGGCAGGGAAGCGAAGCGCTATCTTGACTCCGGTGAGCTGGTGCCGGACTCGGTGACCAACGAGATGGTGCGGGAGCGGCTTGCGGAGCCGGATGCCAAGTCGGGCTTCCTGCTCGACGGCTTCCCGCGCAATACCAAGCAGGCCGATGTGTTGGCGCAGATGCTCGCGGAGTCGGACACCGCGCTGGACGCTGTGATCGAGCTGCAGGTGCCCGAAGACGTCTTGGTGGATCGCTTGTTGGCCAGAGGGCGTACGGATGACACCGAGGACGTGATTCGACGCAGGCAGCAGGTGTACCGCTCTGAGACGGCACCGCTGTTGCAGTACTACTCCGACATCCTTGTGACGGTGGACGGCGTGGGTGACGTGGACCAGGTATCGGCGCGAGTGCTGGAAGCTCTCGGCAACCGGTCGTGA
- the map gene encoding type I methionyl aminopeptidase: MRAAGLVVARTLRGIMETAAPGMSTAELDELAEQTIREANAVPSFKGYHGFPASICTSVNEQIVHGIPSPDRVLREGDLLSVDCGAILDGWHGDSAVTIEIGAVTERDKALSAATRAAMLAGVRAVNPGARLTDVSHAIEQAARRAAAEDGVEYGMVLEYGGHGIGSAMHMDPFLPNVGEPGRGPLLEVGMALAIEPMLTAGSSETVELDDGWTVVTADGSRAAHWEHTVAVTDEGPWVLTEPEP, translated from the coding sequence ATGCGAGCGGCTGGCCTCGTCGTTGCTCGCACCTTGCGCGGCATCATGGAGACTGCGGCGCCGGGCATGAGCACGGCAGAACTCGACGAGTTGGCCGAGCAGACCATCCGTGAAGCCAATGCCGTGCCGTCGTTCAAGGGCTACCACGGTTTTCCCGCGTCGATCTGCACGTCGGTGAACGAGCAGATCGTGCACGGCATCCCCTCGCCAGACCGTGTATTGCGTGAAGGCGACCTGTTGTCGGTGGACTGTGGGGCGATCCTGGACGGTTGGCACGGTGATTCGGCTGTCACCATCGAGATCGGTGCCGTTACCGAGAGGGACAAGGCGCTGTCGGCGGCCACCAGGGCTGCGATGCTTGCCGGGGTACGGGCGGTGAACCCGGGCGCGCGGCTCACCGACGTTTCTCACGCCATCGAGCAGGCGGCTCGTCGCGCTGCCGCGGAGGATGGTGTCGAGTACGGGATGGTGCTCGAGTACGGCGGGCACGGTATCGGTTCGGCGATGCATATGGACCCGTTCCTACCCAATGTGGGGGAGCCCGGACGAGGACCGCTACTCGAAGTCGGTATGGCTCTGGCGATCGAACCCATGCTCACGGCCGGCTCGTCGGAGACCGTGGAGCTGGACGACGGGTGGACGGTGGTCACGGCTGACGGCTCTCGCGCCGCACATTGGGAGCACACGGTGGCGGTCACCGACGAAGGGCCGTGGGTGTTGACAGAGCCTGAACCGTGA
- the infA gene encoding translation initiation factor IF-1 gives MAKKDGAIEVEGRVIEPLPNAMFRVELENGHKVLAHISGKMRQHYIRILPEDRVVVELSPYDLSRGRIVYRYK, from the coding sequence ATGGCGAAGAAAGACGGGGCCATCGAGGTCGAAGGCCGCGTGATCGAGCCGCTTCCCAACGCGATGTTTCGCGTCGAGTTGGAGAACGGCCACAAGGTCCTTGCACACATCAGTGGCAAGATGCGGCAGCACTACATCCGCATTCTGCCGGAGGACAGGGTTGTCGTAGAGCTCTCGCCCTACGACTTGTCCCGTGGTCGCATCGTCTACCGCTACAAGTGA
- the rpmJ gene encoding 50S ribosomal protein L36, with product MKVKPSVKRICDKCQIVRRHGRIMVICDNLRHKQRQG from the coding sequence GTGAAGGTCAAGCCGAGCGTCAAGCGGATCTGTGACAAGTGCCAGATCGTCCGTCGGCACGGTCGGATCATGGTGATCTGCGACAACCTGCGGCACAAGCAGCGGCAGGGCTGA
- the rpsM gene encoding 30S ribosomal protein S13: protein MARLAGVDLPREKRLEIALTYIYGIGRTRSKELITATELNADTRVKDLSDDDLVKLRDYIEENFKVEGDLRREVNADIRRKIEIGCYEGLRWRRGLPVRGQRTKTNARTRKGPKKTVAGKKKAGKK, encoded by the coding sequence ATGGCACGACTCGCTGGCGTCGATCTTCCCCGCGAGAAGCGGCTCGAGATCGCGCTTACCTACATCTACGGGATCGGCCGTACCCGCTCCAAGGAACTGATCACCGCCACGGAACTGAACGCGGACACCCGCGTGAAGGACCTCAGCGATGACGACCTTGTGAAGCTGCGGGACTACATCGAAGAGAATTTCAAGGTCGAGGGTGACCTCCGTCGCGAGGTAAACGCCGACATCCGTCGAAAGATCGAGATCGGCTGTTACGAAGGCCTGCGGTGGCGACGCGGACTTCCTGTCCGCGGGCAACGCACCAAGACCAACGCCCGTACGCGCAAGGGCCCGAAGAAGACGGTCGCAGGCAAGAAGAAGGCGGGCAAGAAGTGA
- the rpsK gene encoding 30S ribosomal protein S11, whose product MPPKARTTGTKKVRRKEKKNVAHGHAHIKSTFNNTIISITDPNGAVISWASSGHVGFKGSRKSTPFAAQMAAESAARKAAEHGMKKVDVFVKGPGSGRETAIRSLQAAGLEVGTIQDVTPQPHNGCRPPKRRRV is encoded by the coding sequence ATGCCACCGAAGGCACGCACGACCGGGACCAAGAAGGTCCGGCGCAAGGAAAAGAAGAATGTTGCTCACGGGCATGCCCACATCAAGAGCACGTTCAACAACACCATCATCTCGATCACCGACCCCAACGGTGCGGTGATCTCGTGGGCCTCCTCCGGCCACGTCGGCTTCAAGGGTTCCCGTAAGTCCACGCCGTTTGCCGCCCAGATGGCGGCCGAGAGCGCGGCCAGGAAGGCCGCGGAGCACGGCATGAAGAAGGTCGACGTGTTCGTCAAGGGCCCCGGCTCCGGCCGCGAGACGGCGATCAGGTCGCTGCAGGCCGCAGGCCTCGAGGTGGGGACGATCCAGGACGTGACCCCGCAGCCGCACAACGGCTGCCGCCCGCCGAAGCGGCGCCGGGTCTGA
- the rpsD gene encoding 30S ribosomal protein S4: MARYTGPATRVSRRLKVDLIGGDQAFERRPYPPGQHGRGRVKESEYLLQLQEKQKARHTYGILERQFKRYYEEAARRAGKTGENLLQILESRLDNVVYRAGLARTRRQARQLVSHGHFLVNGEKVNIPSFRISRFDIIDVRPKSLQMLPFVAAKEAMGERPIPAWLQVVPSSLRILVHQLPERAQIEIPVQEQLIVEFYSK; encoded by the coding sequence ATGGCCCGTTACACCGGCCCCGCCACGCGCGTTTCGCGTCGGCTCAAGGTTGACCTCATCGGTGGCGACCAGGCGTTCGAACGCCGCCCTTACCCGCCCGGCCAGCATGGTCGTGGCCGCGTCAAGGAAAGCGAGTATCTGCTCCAGCTTCAGGAGAAGCAGAAGGCGCGGCACACCTACGGCATTCTGGAGCGCCAGTTCAAGCGCTACTACGAGGAAGCCGCCCGCCGCGCTGGCAAGACGGGTGAGAACCTGCTGCAGATCCTCGAGTCGCGACTGGACAACGTCGTTTACCGTGCCGGCCTGGCCCGCACGCGGCGGCAGGCCCGCCAGCTCGTCAGCCATGGCCATTTTCTCGTCAACGGCGAGAAGGTGAACATCCCGAGCTTCCGGATTTCGCGGTTCGACATTATCGACGTGCGGCCCAAGTCGCTTCAGATGCTGCCCTTCGTGGCGGCCAAGGAAGCCATGGGCGAGCGGCCCATTCCGGCCTGGTTGCAGGTTGTGCCATCGAGCCTGCGGATCCTCGTGCATCAGCTGCCCGAGCGTGCGCAGATCGAGATCCCGGTACAGGAACAGTTGATCGTCGAGTTCTACTCGAAGTGA
- a CDS encoding DNA-directed RNA polymerase subunit alpha: MLISQRPTLGEETVNETRSRFTIEPLEPGFGYTLGNSLRRTLLSSIPGAAVTSIRIDGVLHEFTTVPGVKEDVTEIILNLKELVVSSEEDEPVTMYLRKQGPGEVTAADIVPPAGVTVHNPDLHIASLNGKGKLEIELVVERGRGYVPALQNKQAGAEIGRIPIDSIYSPVLKVTYKVEATRVEQRTDFDKLVLDVETKPSITPRDAVASAGKTLVELFGLARELNVDAEGIEIGPSPQEADTIAAYAMPIEDLDLTVRSYNCLKREGIHTVGELVSRSEADLLDIRNFGAKSIDEVKMKLVGLGLTLKDSPPGFDPTAAASTYEGETWGAESAPGLPDTGHDDGQDYAETEQL, translated from the coding sequence GTGCTCATTTCCCAGCGGCCGACTCTCGGCGAAGAGACGGTCAACGAGACGCGCTCACGGTTCACCATCGAACCGCTCGAACCAGGCTTCGGCTACACGCTCGGCAACTCGCTGCGGCGTACGTTGCTGTCCTCGATCCCGGGCGCCGCGGTCACCAGCATCCGCATCGATGGTGTGCTGCACGAATTCACCACTGTGCCGGGGGTGAAGGAGGATGTCACAGAGATCATCCTGAACCTCAAGGAACTCGTCGTCTCCTCCGAGGAGGACGAGCCCGTCACGATGTACCTGCGCAAGCAGGGTCCCGGTGAGGTCACGGCTGCCGACATCGTGCCACCAGCGGGTGTGACGGTTCACAATCCGGATCTGCACATCGCTTCGCTGAACGGCAAGGGCAAGCTCGAGATCGAACTCGTCGTCGAACGCGGCCGCGGGTACGTTCCGGCACTGCAGAACAAGCAGGCTGGTGCCGAGATCGGTCGTATTCCCATTGACTCGATCTACTCGCCGGTGCTGAAGGTGACCTACAAGGTCGAGGCCACCCGTGTCGAGCAGCGCACGGACTTCGACAAGCTGGTCCTCGACGTGGAGACGAAGCCGTCGATCACGCCGAGGGACGCCGTCGCATCCGCAGGCAAGACGCTGGTTGAGCTGTTCGGCCTCGCGCGTGAGCTGAATGTCGATGCCGAAGGCATCGAGATCGGCCCGTCGCCGCAAGAGGCTGACACCATCGCGGCCTACGCGATGCCGATCGAGGACCTGGACCTGACGGTGCGGTCCTACAACTGCCTCAAGCGTGAGGGCATCCACACTGTCGGTGAGCTGGTCTCCCGCAGTGAGGCGGACCTGCTCGACATTCGCAACTTCGGTGCGAAGTCGATCGACGAGGTCAAGATGAAGCTCGTCGGTCTCGGCCTCACGTTGAAGGACAGCCCACCTGGGTTCGATCCCACTGCGGCGGCGTCGACCTACGAGGGTGAGACGTGGGGTGCCGAGAGCGCCCCCGGTCTGCCCGACACCGGTCATGACGATGGTCAGGACTACGCAGAGACGGAGCAGCTGTAA
- the rplQ gene encoding 50S ribosomal protein L17, with amino-acid sequence MPTPTKGPRLGGSPAHERLMLANLATSLFAHGKITTTEAKAKRVRPLAEKLITKAKRGDLHNRRQIMRVVRDKDVVHKLMAEIGPFFEDRNGGYVRITRTLPRKGDNAPMAVIELVSEKTVTAEAEAAKKTKFAKDKSAASKTQVEESKAEEKAEAAEEQAVDQDAEPPTSATDEATADPAEGAEAPADEPSDKKEES; translated from the coding sequence ATGCCCACTCCCACCAAGGGACCCCGTCTCGGCGGATCGCCCGCGCACGAGCGGTTGATGCTGGCCAACCTGGCCACGTCGCTGTTCGCGCACGGCAAGATCACCACGACCGAGGCCAAGGCCAAGCGTGTGCGGCCACTCGCTGAGAAGCTGATCACCAAGGCCAAGCGCGGTGATCTGCACAACCGCCGCCAGATCATGCGTGTTGTGCGCGACAAGGATGTCGTGCACAAGCTGATGGCCGAGATCGGTCCCTTCTTCGAGGACCGCAACGGCGGCTATGTGCGAATCACCAGGACACTGCCACGCAAGGGTGACAACGCTCCGATGGCAGTCATCGAACTGGTGTCGGAGAAGACCGTAACGGCAGAGGCCGAGGCAGCGAAGAAGACGAAGTTCGCGAAGGACAAGTCTGCGGCGTCCAAGACGCAGGTAGAGGAGTCGAAGGCCGAGGAGAAGGCTGAGGCTGCGGAGGAGCAGGCTGTCGACCAAGATGCGGAGCCGCCAACCTCCGCGACGGACGAGGCCACCGCGGACCCCGCTGAGGGTGCCGAGGCGCCCGCCGATGAGCCGAGCGACAAGAAGGAAGAGTCCTGA
- the truA gene encoding tRNA pseudouridine(38-40) synthase TruA has product MNEPAGPAVDGGLVRIRLGLAYDGTDFSGWAKQPRQRTVQGVIEEALAKQPPGEAMVGPMVVAGRTDAGVHATAQVAHVDASRFAGKTLRGLAVDEQGVPDLARLRHRWNRILPPDVRVLAADVAPTGFDARFSAMRRHYLYKVSDAPWGVDPLRRRDTLAWPRALAVETMNKAAHYLIGLHDFAAFCKQREGATTIRHLQRLSWRRVDEHEIHAIVSADAFCHSMVRSLVGVLLLVGDGRRSVASVAESLRSRQRDSAVAPPHGLTLIGVDYPPAREMAARANETRNIRSAHIS; this is encoded by the coding sequence ATGAACGAGCCCGCCGGTCCCGCAGTGGATGGCGGGCTCGTTCGTATTCGTCTCGGCTTGGCCTATGACGGCACCGACTTCTCCGGATGGGCGAAACAGCCGCGACAACGGACTGTGCAGGGAGTGATCGAGGAAGCGCTCGCCAAGCAACCACCGGGTGAGGCGATGGTTGGGCCTATGGTGGTCGCAGGCCGAACAGATGCGGGCGTCCACGCCACAGCTCAAGTCGCCCACGTCGACGCTTCGCGTTTCGCGGGCAAAACGCTGCGGGGGTTGGCTGTGGATGAGCAAGGTGTCCCTGATCTGGCCCGCTTACGGCACCGTTGGAACAGGATTCTTCCACCAGATGTGCGGGTGCTGGCCGCTGACGTCGCTCCGACCGGCTTCGATGCGCGCTTTTCTGCTATGAGGCGGCACTATCTCTACAAAGTGTCGGACGCCCCATGGGGCGTTGATCCGCTGCGTCGGCGGGACACCCTTGCGTGGCCGCGGGCACTTGCTGTGGAAACCATGAACAAGGCCGCACATTACCTCATCGGGTTGCACGACTTCGCCGCTTTCTGCAAGCAACGTGAGGGAGCGACGACCATTCGGCATTTGCAACGGTTGAGTTGGCGGCGAGTGGACGAACACGAGATTCATGCGATCGTTTCCGCCGATGCCTTTTGCCACTCCATGGTCCGCAGTCTTGTCGGGGTACTACTGCTGGTGGGAGATGGGCGCCGCAGCGTTGCTTCGGTGGCGGAATCGCTTCGCAGTCGCCAGCGCGACAGCGCGGTAGCACCACCCCACGGTCTGACATTGATCGGCGTTGACTATCCCCCCGCAAGAGAGATGGCCGCGCGAGCCAATGAGACCCGCAATATTCGATCCGCGCACATTTCCTAG
- a CDS encoding endonuclease domain-containing protein, translating into MNRTTRPHELTNVFRGSVARAEGYVTQAQLRGPMFRRLFQDVYAPAYLPVTHELRCRGAALIVPKDAVLTGRSAATVLGVDLAKPHDPVEFVVPEESRFGPITGIRVRRTAVKRKESRPWHGIRIARPTRVALDLLLRLSPRTHGWVRRLRVAVPDLDAFLRSKLVSTKALQRTLRDRRNRGIRLAREALLMSDARAESLPESELRVVLRKGGLNPTPQYRILKNGTEVARLDLAIPETRTAIEYDGYWHRERRQTLLDRARRGRLAAEGWRFVVVTAEDLAGDPTKILENVRRAQQVP; encoded by the coding sequence GTGAACAGAACAACGAGGCCACACGAGCTGACAAACGTCTTCCGCGGATCGGTTGCCCGTGCCGAAGGATACGTAACGCAAGCCCAGTTGCGCGGACCGATGTTCCGACGGCTGTTTCAGGACGTCTATGCGCCGGCCTATCTACCGGTGACGCACGAACTCCGCTGCCGCGGCGCGGCATTGATCGTTCCCAAAGACGCTGTACTGACAGGTCGGTCAGCCGCGACAGTCCTCGGGGTCGACCTCGCCAAGCCTCACGACCCGGTCGAATTCGTCGTCCCCGAGGAATCGCGGTTCGGTCCCATAACCGGGATCCGCGTACGCAGGACGGCTGTCAAACGAAAGGAATCACGACCCTGGCACGGCATCAGAATAGCCCGGCCCACTCGCGTAGCCCTTGATCTACTGTTGCGGCTCTCGCCTCGAACACACGGATGGGTGAGGAGGTTGCGCGTAGCGGTACCGGACCTTGACGCATTCCTGCGCTCGAAGCTGGTTTCCACGAAGGCCCTGCAGCGAACTCTACGAGATCGGCGCAACCGTGGTATCAGACTCGCGCGGGAGGCTTTACTTATGTCCGACGCACGAGCGGAATCACTTCCCGAGTCGGAACTGCGGGTCGTCCTCAGGAAAGGAGGCCTAAACCCGACGCCGCAGTATCGTATTCTGAAGAACGGTACAGAAGTGGCCAGACTCGATCTTGCGATCCCGGAAACAAGAACGGCCATAGAATACGACGGATACTGGCATCGAGAACGAAGGCAAACCCTGCTCGACCGTGCCCGGCGTGGGCGACTCGCTGCCGAAGGTTGGCGGTTCGTCGTTGTCACTGCGGAGGATCTGGCAGGCGATCCAACCAAGATCCTGGAGAACGTGCGTCGCGCCCAGCAAGTTCCCTAG